A window from Plasmodium gaboni strain SY75 chromosome 9, whole genome shotgun sequence encodes these proteins:
- a CDS encoding putative protease, whose translation MILKIFFFSILFLLYTECYTIKKIRIVKNNVDIINKNKSDWCIRKYKKTYNYNKIKVNLSSEYNSVNNKTNEQNNISNHIKELYKKNYIKIKNSFIHIKNILSNIKENLFKVTLKKQIIISVAFFFLHFYLLSEHFLILFPYQLIPNHSNILMSLDINNTLFLLSTIYFLKDIKTNFQTFRNKLKLNRFILDLQENKRKNILSISVLLIASYILSGYASIYTEKVLSILKLANITFNENIIKSLQILSGHFIWVFCSYLTFRNLLYPYFKNNKSNLNFRYTDIWFFKVIYGYLFSHFIFNIVDIFNNFILNYFTSDDIYSDNSIDEIVHEKEFLSTFLCIISPCFSAPFFEEFIYRFFVLKSLNLFMNINYAVVFSSLFFAIHHLNIFNLLPLFFLSFFWSYIYIYTDNILVTMLIHSFWNIYVFLTSLYN comes from the exons aataatgttgatataataaataaaaataagtCAGATTGGTGTATTcgtaaatataaaaaaaccTACAATTATAACAAAATTAAGGTTAATTTATCTAGTGAATATAATTCCGTAAATAACAAAAcaaatgaacaaaataatattagtAACCACATTAAAGAGttgtataaaaaaaattatataaagataaaaaatagttttatacatataaaaaacattttaagcaatataaaagaaaatttatttaaagtAACATTAAAGaaacaaattattatatctgtagcttttttctttttacatttttatttactctctgaacattttttaattttatttccATATCAACTAATACCTAATCattcaaatattttaatgaGCTTAGATATAAACAATACactttttcttttatcaacaatttattttttaaaagacataaaaacaaattttCAAACATTtagaaataaattaaaattaaatagATTTATACTAGATCTACAGGAAAACaagagaaaaaatattttgtcTATATCGGTCTTATTAATAGCTTCATACATTTTATCAG GATATGCCTCAATATATACGGAAAAAGTTTTAAGCATCTTAAAACTTGCGAATATCACGtttaatgaaaatattataaaatcaCTACAG ATTTTATCGGGACATTTTATTTGGGTATTTTGCAGTTACCTTACGTTTCGTAATTTATTATACCcttattttaaaaataataagagCAATTTAAATTTTCGATATACCGACATATGGTTTTTTAAAGTGATATATggatatttattttcacactttatatttaatatagtagatatttttaataatttcattttaaattattttacaagtgatgatatatattctGATAACAGCATAGATGAAATAGTACATGAGAAAGAATTTCTTTCGACATTTCTATGTATTATAAGTCCATGTTTCAGTGCTCCATTTTTTGAAGAATTTATTTATCGATTTTTTGTTCTTAAAAgtttaaatttatttatgaatattaatTATGCTGTTGTTTTCtcatctttattttttgcTATACATCatcttaatatatttaatttattacctttgttttttttatcttttttttggtcatatatatatatatatacagATAATATTCTTGTCACAATGTTAATACATTCATTTTGgaatatttatgtttttttaacGTCATTGTAcaattaa
- a CDS encoding hypothetical protein (conserved Plasmodium protein, unknown function) has protein sequence MKLLCNIICASKLINGTRIKGTNQILQNGYYLTFKKHVSVLANELRSGNIFLHNDKYCEVTEQRQIKQGRLATTNMISYIDLSTLKSASVKFACQAKVEKVEPKKVNVQIQYTDKQKNLVVCLDENYEDLEIPLNIFGVSEEYLEPGLKISVYKHEEKIIKVNLPASLLATLRKK, from the exons atgaaactCTTGTGTAACATTATATGTGCAtcaaaattaataaatggCACGAGAATAAAAGGAACAAATCaaatattacaaaatgGATATTATTTAACCTTTAAAAAACATGTGTCTGTATTAGCAAATGAATTAAGAAGTGggaatatatttttacacAATGATAAATATTGTGAAGTAACAGAACAAAGACAAATAAAACAAGGGAGATTAGCAACAACAAATATg ATATCATACATCGATTTAAGCACCTTGAAAAGCGCCTCAGTAAAATTTGCTTGTCAAGCCAAAGTAGAAAAAGTAGAACCCAAAAAAGTGAATGTACAAATACAATACACTGATAAACAGAAAAATTTAGTCGTATGCTTAGATGAAAATTATGAAGATTTAGAAATACCTTTAAACATATTTGGGGTATCTGAAGAATATTTAGAACCAGGTTTAAAAATAAGTGTTTATAAAcatgaagaaaaaataataaaggTTAATTTACCTGCATCCTTATTAGCAACTttgagaaaaaaataa